The following coding sequences lie in one Rutidosis leptorrhynchoides isolate AG116_Rl617_1_P2 chromosome 6, CSIRO_AGI_Rlap_v1, whole genome shotgun sequence genomic window:
- the LOC139854126 gene encoding large ribosomal subunit protein eL42: MVNVPKTKKTYCKNKECKKHTLHKVTQYKKGKDSLAAQGKRRYDRKQSGYGGQTKPVFHKKAKTTKKIVLRLQCQSCKHMSQHPIKRCKHFEIGGDKKGKGTSLF, encoded by the exons ATG GTTAACGTTCCTAAGACGAAGAAGACATACTGCAAGAACAAAGAGTGCAAGAAACACACTTTGCACAAGGTTACACAGTATAAGAAAGGAAAAGATAGCTTGGCTGCTCAGGGAAAGCGTCGTTATGATCGAAAACAGTCGGGTTATGGTGGACAAACTAAACCCGTGTTTCACAAAAAG GCAAAAACCACCAAGAAAATTGTGCTGAGGTTGCAATGCCAAAGTTGCAAACATATGTCCCAACACCCAATTAAG AGGTGCAAGCATTTTGAGATCGGTGGAGACAAGAAGGGCAAGGGAACTTCTCTTTTCTAA
- the LOC139852198 gene encoding 26S proteasome non-ATPase regulatory subunit 12 homolog A-like codes for MEGESSLDAQIESLLNIEKQMRLNGDVAGTKKAAIDIIQLCFEKRAWKTLNDQIVVLSKRRGQLKQVVTAVVQQAMQYIEETPDIETKIELIQTLNSVSAGKIYVEIERARLVKRLAKIKEEQGQIAEAADLMQESAVETFGAMAKTEKIAFILEQVRLCLDRQDYVRAQILSRRISPRVFDADTTKEKKKPKEGESIVEDAPADIPSLPELKRIYYEHMIRYYSHSNEYLEIARCYKSIYEIPSVKEDPAKWIPVLRKICWYLVLAPHDPMQSSLLNSTLDDKNLSEIPHFRSLLKQLITMEVVQWTALWNTFKDEFENEKNMLGGSLGDKAAEDLKERVIEHNILVVSKYYARITVKRLAELLCLTVEEAEQHLSDMVVSKALVAKVDRPMGVVCFQSAKDSNDILNSWASNLEKLLDLVEKSCHQIHKETMVHKAALKAL; via the exons ATG GAAGGAGAAAGCAGCTTGGACGCTCAAATTGAGTCGTTGTTGAATATTGAGAAGCAGATGAGACTTAATGGCGATGTTGCCGGTACAAAAAAAGCAGCGATTGATATCATTCAACTGTGTTTTGAAAAACGTGCTTGGAAGACGTTAAATGATCAGATTGTTGTGTTGTCTAAACGCCGTGGTCAATTGAAACAG GTTGTCACTGCTGTGGTGCAACAAGCAATGCAATATATTGAGGAGACTCCAGATATTGAAACTAAGATTGAACTCATTCAAACACTTAACAGTGTATCTGCTGGAAAG ATCTATGTTGAGATCGAGAGAGCTCGATTGGTTAAGAGGCTAGCTAAGATTAAGGAGGAACAGGGTCAGATAGCTGAAGCTGCTGATCTGATGCAGGAGAGTGCG GTGGAAACTTTTGGTGCCATGGCAAAAACTGAGAAAATTGCTTTCATTCTTGAACAA GTCCGTTTGTGTTTAGACCGACAAGATTATGTGCGTGCACAGATACTTTCAAGAAGGATTAGTCCAAGAGTTTTTGATGCTGATACGACAAAGGAAAAGAAAAAGCCAAAAGAAGGAGAGAGCATTGTTGAAGATGCCCCTGCCGATATACCGTCATTACCCGAATTGAAGCGAATTTACTATGAACACATGATTCG ATACTACTCACACAGCAATGAGTATCTTGAAATAGCTCGGTGTTACAAATCAATATACGAGATCCCTTCTGTCAAAGAGGACCCTGCTAAGTGGATACCC GTATTGAGAAAAATTTGCTGGTATTTAGTACTGGCACCACATGATCCTATGCAGTCAAGCCTTTTAAACTCTACCTTGGATGATAAGAATCTATCCGAAATTCCTCATTTCAG GTCACTTTTAAAACAACTGATCACAATGGAGGTCGTTCAGTGGACCGCCTTATGGAACACGTTCAAAGATGAGTTCGAGAACGAAAAGAACATGCTCGGTGGCTCCTTAGGAGACAAAGCCGCTGAGGATCTAAAAGAGAGAGTTATAGAGCATAATATCCTTGTTGTCTCGAAGTACTATGCACGGATAACAGTAAAACGTCTGGCTGAGCTTCTTTGTCTTACTGTTGAG GAAGCTGAACAACATTTGTCTGATATGGTGGTATCAAAGGCACTGGTTGCAAAGGTAGACAGACCAATGGGTGTTGTCTGCTTTCAGTCGGCCAAAGATAGCAATGACATCTTGAACTCGTGGGCCTCAAACTTGGAGAAACTACTTGACCTTGTTGAAAAAAGCTGCCATCAAATTCACAAGGAAACTATGGTTCACAAAGCTGCTTTGAAAGCATTATAA